A genomic window from Nocardioides rotundus includes:
- a CDS encoding Asp23/Gls24 family envelope stress response protein, with translation MSENQSTSSKPTSSSSSTSGSTSSSSQVSTRGTGALASEQGKTSIADTVVSKIAGIAAREISGVYDLGGGTARAVGALRERIPGSRTNLSQGVAVEVGETQAAVDLDIVADYGVAIADLATAIRRNVVDQVERMTGLEVTEVNITVHDVHLEGEDDNNGDQDKEQNTSRVQ, from the coding sequence ATGAGCGAGAACCAGTCCACCAGCAGCAAGCCCACCTCGAGCAGCTCGAGCACCTCGGGCTCCACCAGCTCTTCGAGCCAGGTCAGCACCCGCGGGACGGGCGCTCTGGCCTCCGAGCAGGGCAAGACCTCCATCGCCGACACCGTCGTCTCCAAGATCGCCGGCATCGCGGCCCGCGAGATCAGCGGCGTCTACGACCTCGGTGGCGGCACCGCCCGCGCCGTCGGCGCGCTCCGTGAGCGCATCCCGGGCTCCCGCACGAACCTGAGCCAGGGCGTCGCGGTCGAGGTCGGAGAGACCCAGGCGGCCGTCGACCTGGACATCGTCGCCGACTACGGCGTCGCCATCGCCGACCTCGCCACCGCCATCCGGCGCAACGTGGTCGACCAGGTCGAGCGCATGACCGGCCTGGAGGTCACCGAGGTCAACATCACCGTGCACGACGTGCACCTGGAGGGTGAGGACGACAACAACGGTGACCAGGACAAGGAGCAGAACACCAGCCGTGTCCAGTGA